One Pyxicephalus adspersus chromosome 3, UCB_Pads_2.0, whole genome shotgun sequence genomic window carries:
- the METAP1 gene encoding methionine aminopeptidase 1 isoform X2, which yields MEVAGNAGLPESVNRLWRTTQKKECFRGSWATHKLLHKKAKDDKGKTEASPWTMEGETNTDPWPGYRYTGKLRPHYPLTPMRPVPSYIQRPDYADHPLGMSESEQSLKGTSQIKTLSPEDVEGMRTVCRLAREVLGVAAMMVRAGVTTEEIDHAVHLACISRNCYPSPLNYYNFPKSCCTSVNEVICHGIPDRRPLQDGDIVNVDITVYRNGYHGDLNETFFVGDVDEGAKRLVQTTYECLMQAIDEVKPGVRYRELGNIIQKHAQANGFSVVRSYCGHGIHKLFHTAPNVPHYAKNKAVGVMKPGHVFTIEPMICEGGWQDETWPDGWTAVTRDGKRSAQFEHTLLITETGCEILTRRLEDNGRPHFMS from the exons gAGTGTTTCAGGGGCAGCTGGGCAACACACAAGTTACTGCACAAGAAAGCAA AAGATGACAAAGGCAAGACTGAAGCTTCACCATGGACAATGGAAGGAGAAACTAACACCGATCCATGGCCAGGCTATAGATATACTGGAAAACTCAGACCACACTATCCACTG actccTATGCGACCTGTCCCAAGCTACATACAAAGGCCAGATTATGCAGATCATcctttag gaATGTCTGAATCTGAGCAATCCTTAAAAGGAACCTCACAAATCAAAACTTTGTCTCCAGAAGACGTAGAAGGAATGCGTACTGTGTGTAGG CTGGCGAGAGAAGTACTTGGAGTAGCAGCCATGATGGTTAGAGCTGGAGTCACTACTGAGGAGATAGACCATGCTGTCCATTTG GCATGTATTTCAAGAAATTGTTACCCTTCTCCACTGAATTATTATAACTTTCCCAAGTCATGCTGCACATCTGTGAATGAAGTTATCTGCCATGGTATCCCAGACAGGAGGCCCCTGCAGGATGGAGATATTGTAAATG TGGACATCACCGTTTATCGCAATGGTTATCATGGTGATCTCAATGAGACCTTTTTTGTTGGAGATGTTGATGAGGGAGCAAAAAGACTTGTCCAGACAACCTATGAGTGCCTAATGCAGGCTATTGATGAGG TGAAACCAGGTGTTCGTTACAGAGAATTGGGCAATATAATACAGAAGCACGCTCAAGCCAATGGATTTTCAGTTGTTCGTAGCTACTGTGGGCATGGCATTCACAAGCTATTTCATACAGCACCCAATGTGCCACACTATGCTA aaaacaaagcaGTTGGTGTGATGAAACCAGGCCATGTATTTACAATTGAACCAATGATCTGTGAAG GTGGGTGGCAAGATGAGACCTGGCCAGATGGTTGGACTGCAGTGACAAGAGATGGAAAGCGATCCGCACAGTTTGAGCACACCCTTTTAATCACAGAGACAGGTTGTGAGATACTTACAAGGAGATTGGAAGACAATGGACGTCCTCATTTTATGTCTTAG
- the METAP1 gene encoding methionine aminopeptidase 1 isoform X1 yields MAAVESRVCETANCTSEAKLQCPTCIKLGIQGSYFCSQECFRGSWATHKLLHKKAKDDKGKTEASPWTMEGETNTDPWPGYRYTGKLRPHYPLTPMRPVPSYIQRPDYADHPLGMSESEQSLKGTSQIKTLSPEDVEGMRTVCRLAREVLGVAAMMVRAGVTTEEIDHAVHLACISRNCYPSPLNYYNFPKSCCTSVNEVICHGIPDRRPLQDGDIVNVDITVYRNGYHGDLNETFFVGDVDEGAKRLVQTTYECLMQAIDEVKPGVRYRELGNIIQKHAQANGFSVVRSYCGHGIHKLFHTAPNVPHYAKNKAVGVMKPGHVFTIEPMICEGGWQDETWPDGWTAVTRDGKRSAQFEHTLLITETGCEILTRRLEDNGRPHFMS; encoded by the exons gAGTGTTTCAGGGGCAGCTGGGCAACACACAAGTTACTGCACAAGAAAGCAA AAGATGACAAAGGCAAGACTGAAGCTTCACCATGGACAATGGAAGGAGAAACTAACACCGATCCATGGCCAGGCTATAGATATACTGGAAAACTCAGACCACACTATCCACTG actccTATGCGACCTGTCCCAAGCTACATACAAAGGCCAGATTATGCAGATCATcctttag gaATGTCTGAATCTGAGCAATCCTTAAAAGGAACCTCACAAATCAAAACTTTGTCTCCAGAAGACGTAGAAGGAATGCGTACTGTGTGTAGG CTGGCGAGAGAAGTACTTGGAGTAGCAGCCATGATGGTTAGAGCTGGAGTCACTACTGAGGAGATAGACCATGCTGTCCATTTG GCATGTATTTCAAGAAATTGTTACCCTTCTCCACTGAATTATTATAACTTTCCCAAGTCATGCTGCACATCTGTGAATGAAGTTATCTGCCATGGTATCCCAGACAGGAGGCCCCTGCAGGATGGAGATATTGTAAATG TGGACATCACCGTTTATCGCAATGGTTATCATGGTGATCTCAATGAGACCTTTTTTGTTGGAGATGTTGATGAGGGAGCAAAAAGACTTGTCCAGACAACCTATGAGTGCCTAATGCAGGCTATTGATGAGG TGAAACCAGGTGTTCGTTACAGAGAATTGGGCAATATAATACAGAAGCACGCTCAAGCCAATGGATTTTCAGTTGTTCGTAGCTACTGTGGGCATGGCATTCACAAGCTATTTCATACAGCACCCAATGTGCCACACTATGCTA aaaacaaagcaGTTGGTGTGATGAAACCAGGCCATGTATTTACAATTGAACCAATGATCTGTGAAG GTGGGTGGCAAGATGAGACCTGGCCAGATGGTTGGACTGCAGTGACAAGAGATGGAAAGCGATCCGCACAGTTTGAGCACACCCTTTTAATCACAGAGACAGGTTGTGAGATACTTACAAGGAGATTGGAAGACAATGGACGTCCTCATTTTATGTCTTAG